The window GGCGATGTTCGCCTCCACGGTCATGTGGGGGAAGAGGGCGTAGTTCTGAAAGACGGTGTTCACCGGGCGCTCGTAGGGGGGGACCCGGGCCATGTCCCGGCCGCCGATCTCTATCCGGCCCGCGTCCGGGGTCTCAAACCCGGCGAGGAGCCGCAAAAGGGTGGTCTTGCCGCAGCCCGAGGGCCCGAGGAGGCTGAAGAACTCGCCCCTATGGACCTCGAGGTCCACCCCGTCCAGGGCCACGGTGGTTCCGTAGCGCTTCCGCACCCCCTGGAGACGCACCAGCACCTCGGCCACGACGCCCAGTTTAGGGCGCGCCGCCCCGGGGGGCAACCCCAGGCCTGGCACCCCGAAAAGGCTCAGTCCTGGTAGCGGTCCCGGTGCACGAGGAGGACGAGGCCCAAGCCCGCCAGGGTGGCGATGAGGCTGGAGCCGCCGTAGGAAAAGAGGGGGAGGGTGAGGCCGGTGACGGGCATCACCCCCAGGGCCACCCCCAGGTTCACCACCACCTGGAAGCCCAGCATCCCCGCGAACCCCGAGAGGAAAAGCCGGTCGGAAAGCCTCGGGCAGGCGAGGGCCAGGGCGAAGAGGCGGGCGAGAAGGAGGCCGTAAAGCCCCAGAAGCCCCACGACGCCCACGAACCCCCACTCCTCGGCCCACACGGAGAAGACGAAGTCCGTGTGCCGGAAGGGGATGAAGCCGAGCTGGGCCTGGGTGCCCTGGCCGTAGCCCTTGCCGAAAAGCCCCCCCGAGCCGATGGCGATGGTGGACTGGATGACCTGGAAGCCCTGGCCCAAAGGGTCCCGGTAAGGGTCCAGGACGATGAGGACGCGCTCCCTCTGGTAGGGCTTGAGGTTGGGCCACACCGCGGTGGGCACGAGGAGGGCCAGGGCGAAGAGGCCCACGAGGAGGTGGCGCCAGGGAAGCCCGCGGACGAAGACCACCACGAAGACGCCGAAGAGCACCACCAGCGCCCCGCCCAGGTCCGGCTGGAGGAGGAGGAGGCCCACCACGGGGAGGGTGAGGAGGGCGGGGAGGGCGTAGTCCCAGACCCGGGCGATGGGCCTGCCCTCGAGGGCCTTGGCCAGGGCGAGGAGGAGGCCGAGCTTGGCGAGCTCCAAGGGCTGGAACTGCAAGGGTCCCAGCACGAACCAGGCCCTGGCCCCGTTGATCTCCCGGCCCACCACGAGGACCAAGGCCAGGAGAAGGAGGGAGGCCCCGTAAAGGGGATAGGCCAGGCCGAAGAGGCGGCGGCGGGAGAGGAACTGCAAGAGGAAGGCGAGGAGAAGCCCAAGCCCCAGGGCCACGCTCTGGCGGTAGAGGAGGACCGGGTCGGGGGCGGCGCTCCCCAGGTTGACAAAGCCCAAAGCGACGATGGCCGCGACCAGGAAGACGAGGCCCCAGTCGTAGGCCAGCCAGTTGGGCCGCGCGGGCGCCACGGCCTACCCCGCTAGCGCAAGGGGATGTCCGCCACCAGGACCATCTTCTCCCCCCGCTCCTCCAGGGCCACGGAAAGCCCCTCCTCCTGGGCGGGGAAGTAGCGGCGGAGGACCTCCAAGAGGTCCCGCTTGAGGCTTTCCACCATCCCCGGGGAAAGCCGCGCCCGGTCGTAGGCCAGCACGAGCTTGAGCCTTTCCTTGGCCTTCTCCTTGCTCCTCCTGCGCCACCACATCACCGACCCCCAAAGAGGCGCTTCAGCACCCCGAGAAGGCCCTGGGCGTCCTCGAGGGCGCGGAAGGGCACCTCCTCGCCCCGGAGGCGCCGCGCCGTGTCCATGTAGGCCTGGGCGGCGGGGCCCGTCCCCTTCAGGACCAAGGGCTCCCCCTGGTTGGTGGAGACGATCACCTGCTCGTCCTCGGGGATGATGCCGATGGGCTTCAGGCCCAGGATCTCCACCACGTCCTCCACGGAGAGCATGTCCCCCCGGGCCACCATCCTGGGGCGCAGGCGGTTGATGACGAGGAAGTTCTCCCGCACCTCCCGGGCCTCCAGGAGGCCGATGATCCGGTCGGCGTCGCGGACGCTACTGACCTCGGGGTTCACCACCACCAAGGCCCCCTCCGCCGGAGCGGCCGCCGTCTGGAAGCCCTTCTCTATGCCGGCGGGGGAGTCTATGAGCACCCGGTCAAAGCCCTCCTCCTCCAAGAGGGCCCGCACCACCTCCTTGAAGCGCTCGGGGTCCAGGGCCTCCTTGTCCTTCGTCTGGGAGGCGGGAAGGAGGAAGAGGTTCTCCACCCGCTTGTCCCGGATGAGGGCCTGCCGGAGCCTGGCCCGGCCCTCGAGGACGTCCACCAGGTCAAAGACCACCCGGCCCTCGAGGCCCATGACCACGTCCAGGTTGCGGAGGCCCACGTCCACGTCCACCACGGCCACCTTTTCCCCGAGCTTGGCCAAGGCGGCGCCGAGGTTGGCGGTGGTGGTGGTCTTCCCCACCCCGCCCTTGCCGGAAGTCACCACGATGGCTCGCGCCTTCACCGTACCTCCTCCAGGGTTTCCACCACGCGGTCCAGCTCCATCAGAAACTCCAAGACCCGCTTGCCCCTAGGCGTGAGGCTATATTCTACCCGAGGCGGCACCTCCGCGTAGGCCCGTCGGTCCACGAACCCCATGAGGTGGAGCTCCCTGAGCCTCTCGGCCAGGGTCCGGGGGGAGAGGCGGAGGACGGCCTCGAGGTCGGAGAACCGCGCCGACCCCTTGCCCAGGGCCCAGAGCACCTCCGAGGCCCCCCTCCGGGCCAGGACCTTCAGCACCTTGCGCGCGCCCTTGGAAAGGCCCATGCCCCGATGGTACCAAAACGCTTCCCTCCCTGAAAGCCACGCCCTTGTCCCCCAAGGCCCTCCCGGTATAGCCTTGGTGGGATGCGGGGCGAACCCAAGCCCGACTGGAAGGACTTCCTGGCCCTGGTGCTGGCCGCCTACAGCCTCCTCCTCCCTCCCCTCCTCGCCGTCCTCGGGGCCCTCCTCCTCTTCACCCTCCTCCTCGGCCTCCTGCGGTAAAACTAAGGCATGGAAGGCCTCTTTGAGTCCCTCCCCGAGGGGTACCGGGAGAAGCTCGGCCGGCCCGGGGAGTACCCCTTCACCCGGGGGATCTACCCCCGGATGTACCTGGAAAGGCTCTGGACCATGCGCCAGTACGCGGGCTTCTCCACCGCCGAGGAGTCCAACGCCCGCTACCGCTACCTCCTCTCCCAGGGCCAGACGGGGCTGTCCGTGGCCTTTGACCTCCCCACCCAGCTCGGCCTGGACCCCGACCACCCCATGAGCGTGGGGGAGGTGGGGCGGGTGGGGGTGTCCATCGCCACCCTGGAGGACATGCAGAAGCTCTTTGACGGCATCCCCCTGGACCAGGTCTCCACCAGCATGACCATCAACGCCCCGGCCATGATGCTCCTCGCCCTCTACCTCCTCGTGGCCGAGGCGCAGGGGGTGCCCTGGGACAAGGTCTCGGGGACGGTGCAGAACGACATCCTCAAGGAGTACTTCGCCCGCGGCACCTACATCTACCCGCCCGGCCCCTCCATGCGCCTCGTGACCGACATCTTTGAGTTCTGCGCCGCGCACGTCCCCCGGTGGAACACCATCAGCATCTCCGGCTACCACATCCGCGAGGCGGGGTCCACCGCCGCCCAGGAGATCGCCTTCACCCTGGCGGACGCCAAGGCCTACGTGCGGGCCGCCTTGGAGCGGGGCCTGGACGTGGACCGCTTCGCCCCGAGGCTTTCCTTCTTCTTCGCCGCCCACGGGGACATCTTTGAGGAGGCCGCCAAGTTCCGGGCGGCAAGGCGCCTTTGGGCAAGGATCATGCGGGAGGAGTTCGGGGCCAAGGACCCGAAAAGCTGGATGCTCCGCTTCCACACCCAGACCGGGGGCTCCACCCTCACGGCGCAGGAACCCCTCAACAACGTGGTGCGCACCGCCTACCAGGCCCTGGCGGCGGTGCTCGGGGGGACGCAGAGCCTCCACACCAACGCCTACGACGAGGCCCTGGGCCTGCCCACGGAGAAGAGCGCCCTCCTCGCCCTCCGCACCCAGCAGATCCTGGCCTACGAGAGCGGGGTCACCCGGGCCATAGACCCCCTAGGGGGGAGCTTCTACGTGGAGCACCTCACGGACAAGCTGGAACGGGAGGCGGAGCAGATTCTGCGGGAGATTGACGCCCTTGGGGGCGCGGTGGCCGCGGTGGAGGCGGGCTACTTCCAGAGGGCCCTCGAGGAGTCCGCCTGGCAGTTCCAGAAGGAGGTGGAGGAGGGCAAGAGGGTGATCGTGGGGGTGAACCGCTTCTTTGACCCCAATAGCCCCCTCAACGAACCCGTCCCCGTGCAGCGGATTGACCCCGAGCTCCACGAAAGGCGCAAGCGGGAGCTCGCCGCCTTCAAAGCCAATCGGGATGGGGAAAGCGTAAGGGTCGGCCTAGAGAGGCTAAGGGAGGCGGCAAGGGGCGAGGAGAACCTCTTCCCCTACGTGCTGGAGGCCTTCCGGCGCCGGGCCACCCTGGGGGAGGTCTGCGGGGTTCTTAGGGAGGAGTGGGGCGAGTACCAGCCCCCCCGGTGAGGAGGGCCATGGAAGGCGAAGCCGAGCTCTGGAACTTTTTGGAGAGGCACCTGAGGAGCATCTACGAGGGCGACTGGGCCACGTACGAGGCCACCACCCACGAGGAGCTTTCCCTCTACGAGTGGTTCGTGACCCCCCACCGCCTGGACGGCCTCCCCTTCCACCGCTTCATGGTGGAGAAGAACTGGGCCACGAGGGGCAGGGCCTACCGCCTGGACCTCCTGGAAAAGCGCCTTCAGCGCTATGGGGACGTGGCCATCTTCAGCTACACCCTCCTCCTCACCGTGGAGGAGGAGGCGGGCCTCCGCCACCGGGCGGTGAACGAGAGCCGGGTGGCGGTGCGCTTCCCCGAGGGGTGGAAGGTGGTGCACGTGCACAAGAGCCCGGCGGGGTGAAGGCCACCCCGCCGGGGCGCGGCGCCCGTGGGGCTTAGGCGCCCTCCTTCAGCCGCTCCACCACGGAGCGGTCCTCGAGGGTGGAGGTGTCCCCCTTGATCTCCTTCTCCCCGGCGGCGATCTGCCGGAGGAGGCGGCGCATGATCTTGCCCGAGCGGGTCTTGGGCAGGGCGTCGGTGAAGCGGATCTCGTCCGGGCGGGCGATGGGGCCGATGACCTTGGCCACGTGGGCCCTGAGCTCCTCCTTGAGGGCGTCCGAGGGGGTGTGCCCCTCCTTCAGGGTCACGAAGGCCACGATGGCCTCCCCCTTCACGGGATCGGGCCTGCCCACCACCGCCGCCTCGGCCACGGCGGGGTGGGCCACCAGGGCGGACTCGATCTCCATGGTGCCCAGGCGGTGCCCGGCCACGTTCAGAACGTCGTCCACCCGGCCCAGGATCATGTAGTACCCGTCCTTGTCCCGCTTGGCCCCGTCGCCGCTGAAGTAGACCCCGGGGTGCTGGCTGAAGTACTGCTGCAGGAAGCGCTCCGGGTCGCCCCAGACGGTGCGGAGCATGCTGGGCCAGGGACGGGTGATGCAGAGGTGGCCCCCCTCGTCGGGGTTCTCCACGGGGCGGTGCTCGCCGTCCAAAATCTCGGGCACCACGCCGAAGAAGGGCTTCCCCGCGTGCCCCGGCTTCATGGCGTGGGCCCCGGGGAGGGTGGTGATCATGATGCCGCCCGTCTCCGTCTGCCACCAGGTGTCCACGATGGGGCAGCGGCCCTTGCCGATCACGTGGTAGTACCAGAGCCAGGCCTCGGGGTTGATGGGCTCGCCCACGGTGCCGAGGAGCCTCAAGGAGTCCAGGCGGTGCTTGCCCGGCCAGCCCTCGCCCCACTTCATGAAGCTGCGGATGGCGGTGGGGGCGGTGTAGAAGACGGTCACCCCGTACTTGTCCACGATCCGCCAGAAGCGGTCGGGCTCGGGCCAGTTGGGGGCCCCCTCGTACATCACCGTGGTGGCCCCGTTCAAGAGGGGCCCGTAGACCACGTAGGAGTGCCCCGTGATCCAGCCCACGTCGGCGGTGCACCAGTAGACGTCCTCGTCCTTGAGGTCAAAGACCAGCTTGGTGGTGTAGTAGACGTAGGTCATGTAGCCGCCCGTGGTGTGCAACACCCCCTTGGGCTTCCCGGTGGAGCCGGAGGTGTAGAGGATGAAGAGGGGCTCCTCCGCCTCCATGGGTTCGGGATCGCACCGGTCGGGGGCGGCCTCCATGAGCTCGTGCCACCAGTGGTCCCGGCCCGGGGTCCAGGGCACCTCCTCCCCGGTGCGGC of the Thermus thermophilus HB8 genome contains:
- the minD gene encoding septum site-determining protein MinD, with translation MKARAIVVTSGKGGVGKTTTTANLGAALAKLGEKVAVVDVDVGLRNLDVVMGLEGRVVFDLVDVLEGRARLRQALIRDKRVENLFLLPASQTKDKEALDPERFKEVVRALLEEEGFDRVLIDSPAGIEKGFQTAAAPAEGALVVVNPEVSSVRDADRIIGLLEAREVRENFLVINRLRPRMVARGDMLSVEDVVEILGLKPIGIIPEDEQVIVSTNQGEPLVLKGTGPAAQAYMDTARRLRGEEVPFRALEDAQGLLGVLKRLFGGR
- the minE gene encoding cell division topological specificity factor MinE; translation: MWWRRRSKEKAKERLKLVLAYDRARLSPGMVESLKRDLLEVLRRYFPAQEEGLSVALEERGEKMVLVADIPLR
- a CDS encoding acyl-CoA mutase large subunit family protein yields the protein MEGLFESLPEGYREKLGRPGEYPFTRGIYPRMYLERLWTMRQYAGFSTAEESNARYRYLLSQGQTGLSVAFDLPTQLGLDPDHPMSVGEVGRVGVSIATLEDMQKLFDGIPLDQVSTSMTINAPAMMLLALYLLVAEAQGVPWDKVSGTVQNDILKEYFARGTYIYPPGPSMRLVTDIFEFCAAHVPRWNTISISGYHIREAGSTAAQEIAFTLADAKAYVRAALERGLDVDRFAPRLSFFFAAHGDIFEEAAKFRAARRLWARIMREEFGAKDPKSWMLRFHTQTGGSTLTAQEPLNNVVRTAYQALAAVLGGTQSLHTNAYDEALGLPTEKSALLALRTQQILAYESGVTRAIDPLGGSFYVEHLTDKLEREAEQILREIDALGGAVAAVEAGYFQRALEESAWQFQKEVEEGKRVIVGVNRFFDPNSPLNEPVPVQRIDPELHERRKRELAAFKANRDGESVRVGLERLREAARGEENLFPYVLEAFRRRATLGEVCGVLREEWGEYQPPR
- a CDS encoding nuclear transport factor 2 family protein → MEGEAELWNFLERHLRSIYEGDWATYEATTHEELSLYEWFVTPHRLDGLPFHRFMVEKNWATRGRAYRLDLLEKRLQRYGDVAIFSYTLLLTVEEEAGLRHRAVNESRVAVRFPEGWKVVHVHKSPAG
- the rodA gene encoding rod shape-determining protein RodA; translation: MAPARPNWLAYDWGLVFLVAAIVALGFVNLGSAAPDPVLLYRQSVALGLGLLLAFLLQFLSRRRLFGLAYPLYGASLLLLALVLVVGREINGARAWFVLGPLQFQPLELAKLGLLLALAKALEGRPIARVWDYALPALLTLPVVGLLLLQPDLGGALVVLFGVFVVVFVRGLPWRHLLVGLFALALLVPTAVWPNLKPYQRERVLIVLDPYRDPLGQGFQVIQSTIAIGSGGLFGKGYGQGTQAQLGFIPFRHTDFVFSVWAEEWGFVGVVGLLGLYGLLLARLFALALACPRLSDRLFLSGFAGMLGFQVVVNLGVALGVMPVTGLTLPLFSYGGSSLIATLAGLGLVLLVHRDRYQD
- a CDS encoding winged helix-turn-helix transcriptional regulator produces the protein MGLSKGARKVLKVLARRGASEVLWALGKGSARFSDLEAVLRLSPRTLAERLRELHLMGFVDRRAYAEVPPRVEYSLTPRGKRVLEFLMELDRVVETLEEVR
- the acs gene encoding acetate--CoA ligase, with the translated sequence MDRLESVLKEERVFYPSEEFRKQAHIKSEEEYQRLYEESVRDPEGFWGRVASELHWFEPWRKVLEGDLPHPKWFVGGKTNLSYNALDRHVKTWRRNKAAIVWEGEPGEERVLTYHDLWREVQRFANVLKRLGVKKGDRVTIYLPMIPEAAIAMLACTRIGAVHSVVFGGFSAGALADRIKDAEAKVLITADGGFRRGGIVPLKQNADEALKDATSVEHVVVVRRTGEEVPWTPGRDHWWHELMEAAPDRCDPEPMEAEEPLFILYTSGSTGKPKGVLHTTGGYMTYVYYTTKLVFDLKDEDVYWCTADVGWITGHSYVVYGPLLNGATTVMYEGAPNWPEPDRFWRIVDKYGVTVFYTAPTAIRSFMKWGEGWPGKHRLDSLRLLGTVGEPINPEAWLWYYHVIGKGRCPIVDTWWQTETGGIMITTLPGAHAMKPGHAGKPFFGVVPEILDGEHRPVENPDEGGHLCITRPWPSMLRTVWGDPERFLQQYFSQHPGVYFSGDGAKRDKDGYYMILGRVDDVLNVAGHRLGTMEIESALVAHPAVAEAAVVGRPDPVKGEAIVAFVTLKEGHTPSDALKEELRAHVAKVIGPIARPDEIRFTDALPKTRSGKIMRRLLRQIAAGEKEIKGDTSTLEDRSVVERLKEGA